The following proteins come from a genomic window of Pseudomonas sp. Z8(2022):
- the ccoM gene encoding cytochrome c oxidase subunit CcoM — protein sequence MFVDTVVLAGVGTVLLMVAFFGGVGYFIWKDAHKRKQS from the coding sequence ATGTTCGTCGATACAGTGGTACTCGCCGGAGTCGGCACCGTTCTTCTGATGGTCGCGTTCTTCGGGGGTGTTGGTTACTTCATCTGGAAGGATGCTCACAAGCGCAAGCAGAGCTGA
- the rapA gene encoding RNA polymerase-associated protein RapA, translating to MAQYQPGQRWISDSEAELGLGTILAEDGRLLTVLYPATGETRQYATRNAPLTRVRFAPGDEITHFEGWKLTVQEVEDIDGLLVYHGLNAQHQPVTMPETQLSNFIQFRLASDRLFAGQIDPLSWFALRYHSLEHNSRLLQSSLWGLGGARAQPIAHQLHIAREVADRIAPRVLLADEVGLGKTIEAGLVIHRQLLSGRASRVLILVPENLQHQWLVEMRRRFNLDVALFDAERFMESDASNPFEDCQLALVALEWLKDDEKAQDALFAAGWDLLVVDEAHHLVWHPGQASAEYSLVEQLAEVIPGVLLLTATPEQLGQDSHFARLRLLDPARFHDLEAFRAESSQYRPVAEAVQELLDLGKLSTQARDAIGSFLGDEGRDLLDAVDSGDNDARARLVRELLDRHGTGRLLFRNTRAAVQGFPERELHPYPLPSPDEYLELPLGDHPELYPEVSYQAQDELDDEQRWWRIDPRVEWLIDTLKMLKKFKVLVICAHAETALDLEDALRVRSGIPATVFHEGMSILERDRAAAYFADEEFGAQVLICSEIGSEGRNFQFAHHLVLFDLPAHPDLLEQRIGRLDRIGQKHRIQLHVPYLENSPQERLFQWYHQALNAFLATCPTGNALQHQFGPRLLPLLENGDDAQWQQLVDEATAERIRLEGELHSGRDRLLELNSGGAGEGEALVEAILEQDDQFTLPIYMEELFNAFGIDSEDHSDNALILRPSEKMLDASFPLGDDEAVTITYDREQALAREDMQFLTWEHPMVQGGMDLVLSGSMGNTAVALIKNKALKPGTVLLELLYVSEVVGPRKLQLGRFLPPAALRCLLDANGNDLAPKVGFETLNDQLESVPRASANKFVQAQRDVLAKQINDAEAKVMPRHIERVAEAKRRLIAELDEELARLIALRAVNPSVRDSEIDALREQREQSLAMFDKAALRLEAIRVLVAG from the coding sequence ATGGCGCAGTATCAACCGGGGCAACGCTGGATCAGTGACAGCGAAGCGGAATTGGGTCTGGGAACCATCCTCGCCGAGGACGGCCGACTGCTCACCGTGCTCTACCCGGCCACCGGCGAAACCCGCCAGTACGCAACGCGCAATGCCCCGCTGACCCGCGTGCGCTTCGCCCCGGGTGACGAGATCACCCATTTCGAGGGCTGGAAGCTCACCGTACAGGAAGTCGAGGATATCGACGGCCTGCTGGTCTACCACGGCCTCAATGCCCAGCATCAACCGGTCACCATGCCGGAAACCCAGCTATCGAACTTCATCCAGTTCCGCCTGGCCAGCGACCGCCTGTTCGCCGGCCAGATCGACCCGCTGTCCTGGTTCGCCCTGCGCTATCACAGCCTGGAGCACAACAGCCGTCTGCTGCAGTCCTCGCTGTGGGGTCTGGGTGGCGCGCGTGCCCAGCCCATCGCGCACCAGCTGCACATCGCCCGTGAAGTGGCCGATCGGATAGCCCCGCGCGTATTGCTGGCCGACGAAGTAGGTCTGGGCAAGACCATCGAAGCCGGTCTGGTGATTCATCGCCAGCTGCTCTCCGGGCGCGCCAGCCGCGTGCTGATCCTGGTACCGGAGAACCTGCAGCACCAGTGGCTGGTGGAGATGCGCCGACGCTTCAACCTCGACGTCGCGCTGTTCGACGCCGAGCGTTTCATGGAAAGCGACGCCAGCAACCCCTTCGAGGATTGCCAGTTGGCGCTGGTCGCCCTGGAATGGCTGAAGGACGACGAGAAGGCCCAGGACGCACTGTTTGCAGCCGGCTGGGACCTGCTGGTGGTCGACGAAGCCCACCACCTGGTCTGGCACCCGGGACAGGCCAGTGCCGAGTATTCGCTGGTCGAGCAGCTGGCCGAGGTCATCCCCGGCGTACTGCTGCTCACCGCTACCCCGGAACAGCTCGGCCAGGACAGCCACTTCGCCCGCCTGCGCCTGCTCGACCCGGCCCGTTTCCATGACCTGGAAGCCTTCCGCGCCGAAAGCAGCCAGTACCGCCCGGTGGCCGAAGCGGTGCAGGAGCTGCTCGACCTGGGCAAGCTCAGCACCCAGGCCCGCGACGCAATCGGCAGCTTCCTCGGCGATGAAGGCCGCGATCTGCTCGACGCCGTCGACAGCGGCGACAACGACGCCCGTGCCCGTCTGGTGCGTGAACTGCTGGATCGCCATGGCACCGGCCGCCTGCTGTTCCGCAACACCCGTGCTGCCGTGCAGGGCTTCCCCGAGCGTGAACTGCACCCCTACCCGCTGCCGAGCCCGGATGAGTACCTGGAGCTGCCGCTGGGCGACCATCCCGAGCTGTACCCGGAGGTCAGCTACCAGGCGCAGGACGAGCTCGACGACGAACAACGCTGGTGGCGCATCGACCCGCGTGTCGAGTGGCTGATCGACACCCTGAAGATGCTGAAGAAGTTCAAGGTACTGGTGATCTGCGCCCACGCCGAAACTGCACTGGATCTGGAAGACGCCCTGCGCGTGCGCTCCGGCATCCCGGCCACGGTATTCCACGAGGGCATGAGCATCCTCGAGCGCGACCGCGCGGCAGCCTACTTCGCCGACGAAGAGTTCGGCGCGCAGGTGCTGATCTGCTCGGAAATCGGCTCCGAAGGCCGCAACTTCCAGTTCGCCCATCACCTGGTGCTGTTCGACCTGCCGGCGCACCCGGACCTGCTCGAACAGCGCATCGGCCGTCTCGACCGTATCGGCCAGAAACACCGCATCCAGCTGCACGTGCCCTATCTGGAGAACAGCCCGCAGGAGCGCCTGTTCCAGTGGTACCACCAGGCGTTGAACGCCTTCCTCGCCACCTGCCCCACCGGCAACGCCCTGCAGCACCAGTTCGGCCCGCGCCTGCTGCCGCTGCTGGAAAACGGTGACGACGCCCAGTGGCAACAACTGGTGGACGAAGCCACCGCTGAACGTATTCGCCTCGAAGGTGAGCTGCACAGCGGCCGCGACCGCCTGCTGGAGCTGAACTCCGGCGGTGCCGGCGAAGGCGAGGCGCTGGTCGAGGCCATTCTGGAACAGGATGACCAGTTCACCCTGCCGATCTACATGGAGGAGCTGTTCAACGCCTTCGGCATCGACAGCGAGGACCACTCCGACAATGCCCTGATCCTGCGCCCCAGCGAGAAGATGCTGGACGCCAGCTTCCCTCTGGGCGACGACGAAGCGGTGACCATCACCTACGACCGCGAGCAGGCCCTGGCCCGCGAGGACATGCAGTTCCTCACCTGGGAACACCCCATGGTGCAGGGCGGCATGGATCTGGTGCTGTCCGGCTCGATGGGCAACACCGCAGTGGCACTGATCAAGAACAAGGCGCTCAAGCCCGGCACCGTGCTGCTGGAACTGCTCTACGTCAGCGAAGTGGTCGGCCCGCGCAAGCTCCAGCTCGGTCGTTTCCTGCCGCCGGCAGCGCTACGCTGCCTGCTCGACGCCAACGGCAACGACCTGGCACCCAAGGTCGGTTTCGAAACGCTCAACGATCAGCTCGAAAGCGTGCCGCGCGCCAGCGCCAACAAGTTCGTCCAGGCCCAGCGCGACGTGCTGGCCAAGCAAATCAACGACGCCGAAGCCAAGGTCATGCCGCGCCATATCGAGCGTGTGGCCGAGGCCAAGCGTCGCCTGATCGCCGAACTGGACGAGGAACTGGCACGCCTTATCGCCCTGCGCGCGGTCAACCCGAGCGTACGCGACAGCGAGATCGACGCCCTGCGCGAGCAGCGCGAACAGAGCCTGGCGATGTTCGACAAGGCTGCCCTGCGTCTGGAAGCGATTCGCGTACTGGTCGCGGGTTAA
- a CDS encoding aspartate-semialdehyde dehydrogenase encodes MLPPIPHSLAPVTATQDVIKPKPDIPPVTPAEESAKESALSLDKRHPRETEELLREEQRRRQRRGYTPQQLAEAEPEDVEQALGDLPRQGLWVDVEV; translated from the coding sequence GTGCTGCCGCCTATTCCCCACAGCCTGGCGCCGGTCACTGCCACGCAGGACGTGATCAAGCCCAAGCCCGATATTCCTCCGGTGACACCGGCCGAGGAGAGCGCCAAGGAGAGTGCGCTGAGCCTGGACAAGCGGCACCCGCGGGAAACCGAGGAATTGCTGCGCGAGGAGCAGCGCCGTCGGCAACGGCGAGGCTACACCCCGCAGCAGCTGGCCGAGGCCGAACCGGAGGATGTGGAGCAGGCCCTGGGGGATTTGCCGCGACAGGGACTTTGGGTGGATGTGGAAGTCTGA
- the cmoA gene encoding carboxy-S-adenosyl-L-methionine synthase CmoA, protein MSQEPDRLFAQPLSEVPDFVFNEDVVRVFPDMIKRSVPGYPTIVENIGVLAGQFAQPHTTLYDLGASLGAVTQALRRHVRADGSKVIAVDNSPAMVSRCREYLHAQDAMFQELLPAEVIEADILALDLQPTSLVTLNFTLQFIPPERRLELLTRIHQALLPGGALILSEKLRFEDSAEHDLLTELHVAFKRANGYSELEIAQKRSAIEKVMLPDSLEQNRERLLAAGFSKVVPWFQCLNFASLVALP, encoded by the coding sequence GTGAGCCAAGAACCCGATCGTCTATTCGCCCAGCCTCTGTCCGAGGTGCCCGACTTCGTCTTCAACGAGGACGTGGTAAGGGTCTTCCCCGACATGATCAAGCGCTCGGTACCCGGCTACCCGACCATCGTCGAGAACATCGGCGTTCTCGCCGGCCAGTTCGCCCAGCCGCACACCACACTGTATGACCTCGGCGCTTCGCTCGGCGCGGTAACCCAGGCGCTGCGCCGCCACGTGCGTGCCGATGGCAGCAAGGTGATCGCCGTGGACAACTCCCCGGCCATGGTCTCACGCTGCCGCGAATACCTGCATGCCCAGGACGCCATGTTTCAGGAGCTGCTCCCCGCAGAGGTGATCGAGGCCGATATTCTCGCCCTCGATCTGCAGCCCACCTCGCTGGTCACGCTCAACTTCACCCTGCAGTTCATCCCACCGGAGCGACGCCTGGAACTGCTCACGCGCATCCACCAGGCTCTGCTACCGGGCGGCGCGCTGATTCTCTCGGAGAAACTGCGTTTCGAGGACAGCGCCGAGCACGACCTGCTCACCGAACTGCATGTCGCGTTCAAGCGCGCCAACGGCTACAGCGAACTGGAAATCGCCCAGAAGCGCAGCGCCATCGAGAAGGTGATGTTGCCCGACAGCCTTGAGCAGAACCGCGAACGTCTGCTGGCCGCGGGCTTCAGCAAGGTTGTTCCCTGGTTCCAGTGCCTCAATTTCGCCTCATTGGTAGCTCTGCCATGA
- a CDS encoding alpha-ketoglutarate-dependent dioxygenase AlkB family protein: MLFTDPLPALADAELDYLPDWVDTALADSWLRALVEQTPWQQPELFIHGRYHRTPRLTAWYGDSGARYRYSGKLHEPLPWTPLLDEIRQRIVREVGQPLNAVLLNYYRDGQDSMGWHSDAEPELGRDPLIASLNLGGNRRFDLRRVGSTRIEHSLTLEHASLLVMRGPTQHHWQHQVAKTRQACAPRLNLTFRLIRFPL, from the coding sequence ATGCTGTTCACCGACCCCTTGCCTGCACTTGCCGATGCCGAGCTGGACTATCTACCCGATTGGGTGGATACCGCCCTGGCTGACAGCTGGCTGCGCGCGCTGGTCGAACAGACGCCCTGGCAACAGCCGGAGTTGTTCATCCACGGGCGTTATCACCGCACGCCACGGCTGACCGCCTGGTATGGCGATAGCGGGGCACGCTATCGCTATTCCGGAAAGTTGCACGAGCCGTTGCCCTGGACGCCGCTGCTCGACGAGATTCGTCAGCGAATCGTGCGGGAGGTAGGCCAGCCGCTCAATGCCGTGCTGCTCAACTATTACCGCGACGGCCAGGACTCCATGGGCTGGCACAGCGATGCCGAGCCGGAGCTGGGGCGCGATCCGCTGATCGCCTCGCTCAACCTGGGCGGCAACCGGCGTTTTGACCTGCGCCGCGTTGGCAGCACGCGTATCGAGCATTCGCTGACGCTGGAACACGCCTCGCTACTGGTCATGCGTGGGCCGACCCAGCATCATTGGCAACATCAAGTGGCGAAGACGCGCCAAGCCTGCGCGCCACGCCTGAATCTGACCTTTCGCCTGATCCGGTTTCCGCTATGA
- a CDS encoding lysoplasmalogenase, protein MRWLLLGLAGAAVFIYGRITGDAQLSLLTKGIPVIAMLLWLRQAPAGTYRRWIGIGLLFSLAGDLLLDWPGDLFVFGLGAFLLGHLAYLRAYCSDSRQPALPALLLALAAGGTMFAVLASSGLGALMIPVACYATAISLMLWRALARIGVAHLQPRSAWLAGGGAALFVLSDSLIGINRFVVSFDAAPYAIILTYWIGQWGITASAFQRTRA, encoded by the coding sequence ATGCGATGGTTGCTGCTCGGCCTGGCAGGTGCCGCGGTCTTTATCTACGGCCGGATCACTGGCGACGCACAGCTCAGCCTGCTGACCAAGGGTATCCCGGTAATCGCCATGCTGCTTTGGCTGCGCCAGGCGCCGGCCGGCACCTATCGACGCTGGATCGGTATTGGTCTGCTGTTCTCCCTGGCGGGCGATCTCCTGCTGGACTGGCCCGGAGACCTGTTCGTCTTCGGCCTCGGCGCGTTCCTGCTCGGTCACCTGGCCTATCTGCGTGCCTACTGCTCCGACAGCCGGCAGCCTGCCCTGCCAGCCCTGCTGCTGGCACTGGCTGCAGGCGGCACGATGTTCGCCGTGCTGGCCAGCAGCGGTCTGGGCGCCCTGATGATTCCGGTGGCCTGCTATGCCACGGCGATCAGTCTGATGCTCTGGCGCGCTCTGGCTCGCATCGGCGTTGCACATCTGCAGCCGCGCTCAGCCTGGCTGGCCGGCGGTGGCGCCGCCCTGTTCGTGCTGTCCGACAGCCTGATCGGCATCAACCGCTTCGTCGTCAGTTTCGATGCTGCCCCCTACGCCATCATCCTCACCTACTGGATCGGCCAGTGGGGCATCACCGCCTCGGCCTTCCAGCGCACCAGGGCCTGA